The Porites lutea chromosome 4, jaPorLute2.1, whole genome shotgun sequence genome contains a region encoding:
- the LOC140935117 gene encoding riboflavin kinase-like isoform X2, with the protein MPSQITSSCFPHFSRGEVVKGFGRGSKELGIPTANFPTNVVDSLPEAISTGIYYGWASVDRGPVYKMVMSVGWNPFYKNTKKSMETHIIHTFEDDFYGSELSVVILGFIRPEKDFPSLESLIDAIHTDIREAEQALETPENQKFLSHSFFKTEGDNANGCT; encoded by the exons ATGCCTTCCCAAATAACTTCAAGTTGTTTTCCTCATTTTTCCCGTGGGGAGGTTGTTAAAGGTTTTGGGAGAGGTAGTAAGGAGTTGGGTATTCCAACGG CAAACTTTCCAACAAATGTAGTGGATAGTCTTCCTGAGGCTATTAGTACTGGCATTTACTATGGCTGGGCAAGTGTTGACAGAGGACCAGTATACAAAATGGTGATGAGCGTAGGATGGAATCCATTTtacaaaaacaccaaaaaatcaatg GAAACACACATTATTCATACATTTGAGGATGATTTCTATGGATCAGAGCTCAGTGTAGTTATTTTAGGATTTATTCGACCTGAAAAGGACTTCCCATCATTAG AATCTCTCATAGATGCTATTCACACAGACATCAGAGAAGCAGAGCAAGCTCTGGAAACACcagaaaaccaaaaatttttaTCACATAGCTTCTTCAAAACAGAGGGTGACAATGCTAATGGCTGCACATAA
- the LOC140935117 gene encoding riboflavin kinase-like isoform X1 produces the protein MVATGHITQASSSVLAFLPLFLRAPVVNGMRRGGKELGIPTANFPTNVVDSLPEAISTGIYYGWASVDRGPVYKMVMSVGWNPFYKNTKKSMETHIIHTFEDDFYGSELSVVILGFIRPEKDFPSLESLIDAIHTDIREAEQALETPENQKFLSHSFFKTEGDNANGCT, from the exons ATGGTTGCTACGGGTCATATAACGCAAGCAAGTTCATCCGTTTTGGCATTTCTGCCTCTTTTTTTGCGTGCTCCAGTCGTAAATGGAATGAGACGGGGAGGAAAGGAGCTTGGCATTCCAACAG CAAACTTTCCAACAAATGTAGTGGATAGTCTTCCTGAGGCTATTAGTACTGGCATTTACTATGGCTGGGCAAGTGTTGACAGAGGACCAGTATACAAAATGGTGATGAGCGTAGGATGGAATCCATTTtacaaaaacaccaaaaaatcaatg GAAACACACATTATTCATACATTTGAGGATGATTTCTATGGATCAGAGCTCAGTGTAGTTATTTTAGGATTTATTCGACCTGAAAAGGACTTCCCATCATTAG AATCTCTCATAGATGCTATTCACACAGACATCAGAGAAGCAGAGCAAGCTCTGGAAACACcagaaaaccaaaaatttttaTCACATAGCTTCTTCAAAACAGAGGGTGACAATGCTAATGGCTGCACATAA
- the LOC140935118 gene encoding uncharacterized protein — protein MCQRLKLMSEDNKWRIPMVSGLFAFTLGLSCFGVAFKLSEYEESLSLPPMLAGVPILIAGISGMVGGRMRKNCMISLHLVFCLIAGVLGLHLTFIFLGREAKSREIYKVKCQSQFKGAHYCHRYAATVGMTVLAMLPFALTPLGILSYAVTRRLTSRYNVNEEEEGEDTSTLDQHGDQESTMSKMEGRLSSPTIDSEATTESKNKGKLLIKQYNNNNCNNSSPPSSYRESSRLVLDNQSHGENGQWPSCQVSDNAIPGNHGLQKQLSNGEAKFRKQGSCSQPPSSHVASRDHLVGRDCLQGYEPQRNQSSNEEAQINQLPRNQRRTNQERGKHKPSNHLVEKQVSRYKPRTNQELCNNTANNQTFINQESENYGSRNHGVSIQPSNVQMPNVLPTTVPISHLCSSQPSQNQNARKLLHPPTNHRRSKQIPNNLSTNYQVSSNEKRRSQAPHKQYPISNQSNQISRYYNPTTADQQTKPLHLDGKQPLKDQQAFCKDMSRRQTPHYPYLPRNHPLRNQAPSHDQAPKSGE, from the exons ATGTGTCAGAGACTGAAACTGATGAGCGAAGACAATAAATGGCGTATTCCCATGGTATCGGGACTTTTCGCCTTTACATTGGGCCTTTCATGTTTCGGTGTCGCATTTAAGTTATCAGAATACGAGGAAAGCCTCAGTCTACCACCAATGCTTGCAGGAGTACCG aTATTAATCGCTGGAATTTCCGGCATGGTAGGAGGACGAATGCGAAAGAACTGTATG ATTTCTCTTCATTTGGTGTTTTGTTTAATAGCCGGAGTACTTGGTCTACATCTCACCTTCATATTCCTTGGAAGGGAAGCTAAGTCAAGAGAGATCTACAAAGTCAAATGTCAGTCTCAATTTAAAGGAGCAC ACTACTGTCATAGATATGCGGCGACCGTTGGTATGACAGTGTTAGCAATGTTGCCGTTTGCACTGACTCCGTTGGGAATTCTGTCATATGCTGTCACTAGACGTTTGACATCAAGATATAACGTGAACGAAGAGGAGGAG gGGGAAGACACTTCAACCTTAGATCAGCATGGAGACCAAGAATCAACAATGAGCAAAATGGAGGGACGCCTCTCATCTCCAACCATAGACTCAGAAGCTACTACCGAATCGAAAAACAAAGGCAAGCTCCTGATCAAGCAGTATAACAATAACAACTGTAATAACTCATCACCTCCATCCAGTTACAGGGAATCTTCAAGACTTGTGCTTGATAATCAGTCACACGGCGAAAACGGCCAATGGCCAAGTTGTCAAGTTAGTGACAACGCAATTCCTGGAAACCATGGACTTCAAAAGCAACTAAGCAATGGTGAGGCAAAATTTAGAAAACAGGGGTCTTGCAGCCAGCCGCCTTCTAGTCACGTGGCCAGCAGAGACCACCTTGTAGGCCGAGACTGCTTACAAGGCTATGAACCACAAAGGAATCAGTCATCTAACGAGGAGGCACAAATTAACCAGCTACCTAGAAACCAACGACGAACAAATCAAGAGCGAGGAAAACACAAACCCTCCAACCACCTGGTGGAGAAGCAGGTATCTAGATACAAGCCGCGTACAAACCAGGAGCTCTGCAATAACACGGCTAATAACCAGACTTTTATTAACCAAGAAAGCGAAAATTATGGGTCAAGAAATCATGGAGTTAGTATCCAGCCTTCTAATGTCCAAATGCCTAACGTTCTACCAACCACTGTTCCAATTAGCCATCTGTGTAGTAGCCAGCCATCTCAAAATCAAAACGCCAGGAAGCTGCTACATCCACCTACCAATCATCGCCGTAGTAAACAGATACCTAACAACCTATCGACCAACTACCAAGTTTCAAGCAATGAGAAACGAAGAAGCCAAGCTCCTCACAAGCAGTACCCAATAAGcaatcaatcaaatcagataTCCAGATACTACAACCCCACGACTGCTGACCAGCAAACTAAACCTCTACATCTGGATGGCAAACAGCCTCTGAAAGACCAGCAGGCTTTTTGCAAAGATATGTCCCGACGCCAGACGCCCCACTACCCCTACTTGCCTAGAAATCACCCTCTTAGAAATCAAGCGCCTAGTCATGATCAGGCACCTAAGAGTGGTGAGTGA